A single genomic interval of Oryza sativa Japonica Group chromosome 7, ASM3414082v1 harbors:
- the LOC4342836 gene encoding vesicle-associated membrane protein 724, translated as MASPPGKKGEGGGDGGGGKAEWLIYAFVARGTAVLAEYTEFTGNFPALAAQCLQRLPASGGGGSGGGAPARFSYACDGHTFNFLLHRGYAYCVVAKESVPKNVSVAFLERLKDDFMKRYGGGKADTALAKSLNKEYGPVIKQHMQYVLDHSEEIEKTLKVQAQVSEVKNIMLENIEKTLGRGEKLSELQDKTSDLQSQAQEFKKKGVKIRRKTWLQNMKIKLVVLGILLLLVIIVWVSVCQGFDCTKH; from the exons atggcgtcgccgccggggaagaagggggaaggcggcggcgatggcggcggcgggaaggcgGAGTGGCTGATCTACGCGTTCGTGGCGCGCGGCACGGCGGTGCTGGCGGAGTACACCGAGTTCACCGGCAACTTCCCGGCGCTCGCGGCGCAGTGCCTGCAGCGGCTCCCcgcctcgggcggcggcggctccggcggtggcgcgccggCGCGGTTCAGCTACGCGTGCGACGGGCACACCTTCAacttcctcctccaccgcggCTACG CCTATTGTGTAGTTGCAAAGGAATCTGTCCCAAAGAATGTCTCGGTGGCTTTTCTAGAAAGGTTGAAAGATGACTTCATGAAGAGATATGGAGGTGGTAAAGCTGATACAGCTCTTGCAAAAAGTCTGAATAAAGAATACGG ACCAGTTATAAAGCAGCACATGCAGTATGTTCTTGATCATTCAGAAGAAATAGAGAAGACATTGAAAGTGCAAGCCCAAGTTTCTGAAGTTAAAAATATCATGTTAGAAAACATAGAGAAG ACTTTGGGTCGTGGAGAAAAACTGAGTGAACTTCAAGATAAGACTTCCGATCTACAAAGTCAG GCCCAGGAATTCAAAAAGAAGGGAGTGAAAATTCGTAGGAAGACATGGTTGCAGAACATGAAAATCAAATTGGTGGTTCTTGGAATTCTTTTGCTTCTTGTAATAATCGTATGGGTGTCTGTTTGTCAAGGGTTTGACTGCACCAAGCACTGA